The Calditrichota bacterium genomic sequence GGGACTCATACTGCTATCTTTGACGGAAAGTCATTGCCTGCGGGTATTTATTTGGTGAATTTGCAGGTCGGGAGAGAGAATCATTTGCAGAAAGTTTTGTTGGTGAAGTAGAAAAATGCAGTACACCTTCAAGGTGCAAAAAATCTTAATCTTTCTGCGCTGATCTGCAGAATTTGTCCGCCTCTGGCTTGTCCGCCTCTGGCGGATCTGCGTGAAAAAAATCTCTCGCTGATAGCGCAGATTCACGCTGATGGTTTTTATCTGCAAAATCTGCGAGGGCAATCTTGGGAATTGGTTTCAGCAGTCGGGCACTGGTTATTCGGCATCTCGTGTAGTTTCTTCTGAAAAAACGTAAAAAAATACTTGACTTTATCTTTTTTTTTTTTAATTTAAGACAGCTAAAGCAAAGGCAGGCATGACAGCTTACCGCAGCCTGTTTTATTCGCCTTTCGTCAGTTCTACCGCTGAATCTCTTTCTCATTGCCTGCTTTTGGCAAATGTTCAACTCAAAAATAACAACGGACCCGCGATAAACATTCATCAAAATTACTGATATTTTTAACTCATTAAAACAGGAAGCGGTTATGAAAGCCAAAATGATTTTCCTGGCGCTGCTCGCTGTTTTTCTAACTTTTGCCTGCCAAAAGAAAAACAGCACCGGGCCGGCGGACGAAAATATTCATCCGCAGCAGGATATTCCCTGGCCTTCTCTGGCAGATAGTCCATGGCCTATGTTTCATCATGATCCTCAAGGTTCGGGTAGATCGCCGTATCCAGGCCCGACGAAAGGGAGAATTTCAAAAACTGTGACAATCGCTCAAGGAGGAAGTAAATTCACTTTTACTACAATTGGGTCTGAAGGGCATGTTTATTTATCTGTGGGGAACATCTGGAGCGATTCACTGCAACAGACGGATGGCTATTTATTCAAGTTTGACAAAAGCGGCAACCTTATTTGGAAAGTCAATCTGGATGGCTATGATATTTATAACTCGCCATTAATTGATAAAGACGGAATCATTTACATTGGTTCTACGGATGGCTGCTTCTATGCCATCAACCCAGACGGCTCAATTAAATGGAAGTTTTGCACTGATTCCGAAATTACGGGCGACCTTCGAGGCGCAAATATTGGGTTAGACGGTACATTATATTTTAGCACGGTGGAAAATTTTTATGCTCTCAACAGCGATGGTACAGCTAAATGGTCGCTACCTGGATATGGTAATACGCGAGCACTTATTTCGCCCGATGGAAATACCATATATGTTTACTCTGTGAGTTCTGGGACTTTAAAGGCGATGGATAACAATGGAAATTTGATGTGGGACTATCCCTTTGCAATTAATCTTCTTGTGGATTCTTACGGGAGAGTCTATGCTGCAACGAGCGATTCAACTTATGCAGCAATAAATGAAAATGGAAAATTAATTTGGGAGTTTTCGATAGGCCCTCATAAAAATAGAGAAAACGATCGCATAGATTGTAGTGCCGCTCCTACAATTGATAGAATGGGTAATTTCTATTTCCTTACTGTTGATGATTTGTATTCCCTGGATTATTCCGGGGAATTAAGATGGATTATACGCGGTGTCGGTGGTTCCGGAGCACACTTAACTTGTGATTCTGAGGGGAATATATACCTGATATCACCGTACTCTGGGGAGAGTAATATTTTTTCCATCTCAACCACCGGATTTTTAAACTGGAAATTAGGTCTTCCTTTTCGTGGATATACTTCTTGTGCGCTATCTATTTCTTCAGATGGTAAGATGTATGTAATTTCATTGTCATATGATTTAGCAGAATCAAAATTATATATAATTGAATAAAAAAGAAAGGTATAAAATGAGAAAAATTGCATATTTCGTAGCGATGCTTGTTTTATTTTATTTGCAGCTAATGGCAGAGGGAATAAAAAACCATCCATATGAGCTATTTATTGGAACAGTCAATGTTCCTGATGGATATTCAACGACAATCAAGGTGCAAAAAATTGGAATTTCCTGGGATGATTCATTTGATATAACTGATGGATACAATGGTCATACTTTTAGTTTCAACGGAAGCTCCATTGAATACGGGAATATTTATGATGATTGGCAGGACGGATTCGATTTTGTTACTTCTATTCAAGGAGATCACGGAGGTCAATATGGAGGCGTTGTTACCTATGGCGTGTATAAAATTCAAACAACTTATGCCGGTCAATCAATTTATTTTAAATTAGATTATCGAGATTGTAGATATGTAGGTTCTGGGCAACAACCTTATAGTAGTTTAATAGATATTTTCATAATATTTGATGGGCAAAGTCTTTCATTTAAATATTCAGCAGACGAAGCACATTGGCCATTTAATAATATTAACAACAAGAGCACTATCGGTGTTTGGGAAATGTTTAATGTTGGTAGCCCGGTTCGGTCTTGTTTTGAGCCCACCCCACCCCAAAATTTCCACTTTGATTCCACCAGATACCCACACCCTCATTTCACTTGGCTCAAACCGTCTCAACCGACAGGTGTGACATTCAAATACAATATTTATCAAAGCGTAGATGCCGGACCTTATTATCGTGTGGCATCAAATCTGACAGCGTCTAGTTGGACGGATAACGATGTGATTCTCCATCATGGCGGCAATCGTTTTAGTTATTATGCCACGGCATTCGGCTCTCAATCGCCGGAATCCGATCCTTCAAAGTTTGCACCGATTCAGGGCAATCCATCTAAGCAATTACCAAGCGATCCGGAGAACAGGGAACTTAAAAAAGAAGGAGAATTATCTATTTTTTCTGTCTATCCCAATCCCTTCAACCCGGAAACTCAAATAAACTATAATCTTCCACGAGAATCCCGCGTCACTTTGTCCGTTTACAACATCGCCGGGCAGAAAGTCGCCATACTAATTACGGAAAGGCAATCGGCAGGGACTCATACTGCTATCTTTGACGGAAAGTCATTGCCTGCGGGTGTTTATTTGGTGAATTTGCAGGTCGGGAGAGAGAATCATTTGCAGAAAGTTTTGTTGGTGAAGTAGAAAAATGCAGTACACCTTCAAGGTGTGCTTCACTTCAATCTTTCTGCGCTAATCTGCGTTATCTGCGTGAAAAAGTCTCTCGCTGATAACGCAGATTCATGCGGATGGTTTTTATCTGCAAAATATGCAAGGGCTTTTTTCGGTGCCGTCCGCTTTAAAAGTGGATCACTTCTTCCTTAAAGCTGTCCGCGAAGATGCAATACTTCTTCACGATGTGGCACCTGCGCTTGTTTCAGAGCAGATAAATTGCAATCAACCCTAAAATTCCGACAACGGTCACGTAGTAAAATGTAGGAATGAAGGTTTTGCGCAGAGTGACGCCCTCTCTGCCGAGCAAGCCGACGGTGGCAGAGGCTGCTACCACGTTGTGAATGGCAATCATGTTTCCGGCAGCAGCACCTACGGCTTGCAGCGCCACGGTGAAATCAGGTGAGATCGCCAGTTTTTCCGCCACGCTGTGCTGGAACAAGCTGAACATGAGATTGGACACAGTGTTGCTTCCGGCAATGAATGCGCCCAGCGCGCCGATCCAGGGCGCGAACAGAGGCCAGATTTTCCCGACTGTATCAGCGACCCACTGCGCCATGGCAACCGGCATACTGGGAAGATGAACGCTGTTAATTCCGCTGTTAATGTAAATGCGCACCAT encodes the following:
- a CDS encoding T9SS type A sorting domain-containing protein, which produces MRKIAYFVAMLVLFYLQLMAEGIKNHPYELFIGTVNVPDGYSTTIKVQKIGISWDDSFDITDGYNGHTFSFNGSSIEYGNIYDDWQDGFDFVTSIQGDHGGQYGGVVTYGVYKIQTTYAGQSIYFKLDYRDCRYVGSGQQPYSSLIDIFIIFDGQSLSFKYSADEAHWPFNNINNKSTIGVWEMFNVGSPVRSCFEPTPPQNFHFDSTRYPHPHFTWLKPSQPTGVTFKYNIYQSVDAGPYYRVASNLTASSWTDNDVILHHGGNRFSYYATAFGSQSPESDPSKFAPIQGNPSKQLPSDPENRELKKEGELSIFSVYPNPFNPETQINYNLPRESRVTLSVYNIAGQKVAILITERQSAGTHTAIFDGKSLPAGVYLVNLQVGRENHLQKVLLVK
- a CDS encoding PQQ-binding-like beta-propeller repeat protein — translated: MKAKMIFLALLAVFLTFACQKKNSTGPADENIHPQQDIPWPSLADSPWPMFHHDPQGSGRSPYPGPTKGRISKTVTIAQGGSKFTFTTIGSEGHVYLSVGNIWSDSLQQTDGYLFKFDKSGNLIWKVNLDGYDIYNSPLIDKDGIIYIGSTDGCFYAINPDGSIKWKFCTDSEITGDLRGANIGLDGTLYFSTVENFYALNSDGTAKWSLPGYGNTRALISPDGNTIYVYSVSSGTLKAMDNNGNLMWDYPFAINLLVDSYGRVYAATSDSTYAAINENGKLIWEFSIGPHKNRENDRIDCSAAPTIDRMGNFYFLTVDDLYSLDYSGELRWIIRGVGGSGAHLTCDSEGNIYLISPYSGESNIFSISTTGFLNWKLGLPFRGYTSCALSISSDGKMYVISLSYDLAESKLYIIE